The DNA window GACCGTGCGCGAAGGGCTGGTCGTCGGGACCTCGGGCAACGTGTCCGTACGCGTCGGCGAGCTCGTCCTCGTCACCCCGAGCGGGGTTCCGTACGACCGGCTGCGGCCGGAGGACGCCGTGGCGGTGGACCTCGGGGGGAAGCAGGTCCTGGGCAGCCTCACCCCCACCAGCGAGCTCCCGATGCACCTCGCGGTCTACCGCGCGACGGGCGCCGGGGCCGTCGTCCACACCCACGCCGTGCACGCCACGGCCGTCTCCACCCTCGTGCCCGAGCTGCCGCTGGTGCACTACATGGCCGCGGCTCTCGGCGGCCCCGTCCGCACGGCCCCGTACGCCGTCTACGGATCGCCGGAGTTGGCCGAGAACATGCTGGTCGCCCTGCGCGACCGCTCGGGCTGCCTGCTCCGGAACCACGGCACCGTGACCTACGGAGACACGCTCGACCAGGCATACGACCGCACCGCCCAGCTGGAATGGATGTGCAGGCTCTGGCTCACCGCCGCCTCCGTGCCCGGCCGGGAACCGTCCCTGCTGTCCGAGGGCCAGGTGCGCGAAGTGCAGGAGAAGCTGCGCGGCTACGGGCAGCGCGGCTGACATTTCACCGCGCTGCCGGCGCCCGCCGCGGAACCGTCCGGCCCCCGCCCACTGGCCCCGCGCCCGCCGGATGCGGACACTGGAGCGGTGCGCCCGGCTACAGCGACGGCAGCGGCCGTCACCACACTCATCGGCGCCGGTGCGGCAGCGGTCGCGATCGGCCGCTACGCGGGCGACGCGGCGCTCAGCGCGGGGGCCGGCCGGCCGCTGCCGTCCGATCCCCGGCTCACCGTCCACTCCACCGCCGCGGGCCGGATCACGCTCAGGCGCTGCCTGGCGTCCCTGCGCCCCGGCACGTACGGCATCGAGGGGCCCGGCATCCACGCGGTCGTCGGCCCCGTGGTCGAGAACGTGCCGCACACCCCTGACACCGTCGTACGCCGCCTGGAACGCGTCACCCGCGGCACGCTCGCTCCCGGCGCCCGGGTACGGCTCACCCCGCAGCTCCACGTCGGTGATCCGCGCACCGCACTCGGCGCGCAGCACGCCGATGTGGACGTGCCCGGCGAACTCGGTCCGCTGCCGGCGTGGTTCCTGCCGGGCGCCCGCGGCACCTGGGTGATCACCGTTCACGGCCTGGGCACCACCCGGGAACACCCCATGAACCTCATGCCCTTCCTGCGGGCCCACCACTTCCCGGTCCTCGGTCTCGCCTACCGGGGCGACGCCGGCGCCCCGAGGCCGCCGGGCGGCCTCGGCCACCTCGGCGACTCGGAGTGGCGCGACGTGGACGCCGCCATCCGCTACGCCGTCCGCCGCGGCGCCGAGCGCGTCATCCTGCACGGCTGGTCCACGGGCGGGGCCATGGCCGTGCGCGCCGCGACGCGGTCCCCGCTCCGCGACCGCGTCAGCGGCCTCGTGCTCGACTCCCCGGTCCTCGACTGGGAGGCCACGGTGCGAGCCCTGGCGGCCTCCCGGCGCACGCCGGGCGTACTGCTGCCGCTCGCCGTCCGGGCCGTGCAGGGCCGCACCGGAGTGCACGGCGACCGCCTGCGCGAAGCGACCGGCCCCGGCGGGCTGCGCGTCCCCACCCTGGTCTTCCACGGGCCGGACGACACCGTGGCCCCCTGGCACACCTCGCGCGAACTCGTCCGGCTGCTCCCCGATCTGGCCGTCCTCCACACCACCCCGCGCGCCCCGCACGCGGCCATGTGGAATGCCGACCCGGCCACGTACGAAGAGGTTCTGCGCCGCTTCCTCACCCCCTTGATGTAGGCCGCGCCCCTTCCGCCGCCCGGAATATCCGGACCTTCCGGTGGGGAAAGGTTCCGGCCAGGTGCCGTCCACGAACGGCAAGTTCGATTCCGTTTGGGCTTTCGGGGCGTGAGCGGAGAGACTGCTCTCCGTGACGTCCCGTACCCCGCGCGACTCCAGGCTCCGACTTGTCCGCCCGCGACCCCTCGCCGCTGCCCTCCCCCTGACTTCTCAGGGCGGACCCCAGGCCGTGACGAACCGGCGTACCCGCCCGGCACCGAGGCCCCCGAGGGCACCCCGCCCCCCGCCGAACTGGCCCGTCAGGCCAGGGCCGTGCTCGCCGACGCCGTACGGGTCGCACGCTGGGCCTCGCCGTCGCCGCGCGGCGCGGCGTCCCGCGTCGAGCCGGGCCGCGACGGCGCACTCTCCGCCGCCGCCGTCCAACAGGCCGGCGCCGAGCTGGACTTGACTGCGCCCCAGGTGCGCGCGGGCTGGGACAGGGCCAGGCTCGCCGGCCTCATCGAACTCCACGGCGACCGCACCCGGCCCGGCTGGCGGCTGCGCGCGTGGGACCGTGACGACGCGGCCGTGCTGCGCGGCTGGGTCGCGCTCTTCGACGCGTGGTCGATCGTCCACCCGGCGCCCGACGGCATCGCCGCCGCCGCCGTGGCCGAGGTCGTGGAAGCCGTCCCCCAGGTGCTCTCCCTCCTTCAGCTCTCGGCGGGTCCGGTGCAGGTGCCGGCCCTGCTCGACCTGCTCGAACAGCGCGTCGCCGAGCTGCGCGAAGAGCGCTGCGAGGTCCCGTACGGACCGCAGCCGCACCAGGTGCCCACTCCCTCGTCCCCGCCCCCCGCCGTCTCCCTTCCCCGGCTCCTCGACTGGGCCCTGGAAGGCCAGGCCGCGGTCGGCGCCCTGACCCTCGGCCCCGGGCTGGCGACACTGACCGCCCTCGGCAACTGGGCGGTGTGGGTCAAGCTCGAACAGATCTGCGTCGCCGCGCAGAGCCCGGCGGGGAACATCGAGCAGTCCGCAGAGGACATGCTGCGCGGCTGCGCCCGCCTGACGCCGGGCCCGGCGCGCGCCGAATACCGTGCCTGGCTCGCCGCCCGAACCGTCTCCAGCGCCGTCACCGAGCTCCTCGAAGCCGCCCGCGGCCAGGACGCGCTGCTGCGCGGACTCGCCTTCGACGCCCTGCGGGTCGTCGGCGCCCCGGCGGAGTCCGCCGTACGGGCCGCGGCCGACGAGAGCTCGCTGCGGCCCTACGCCCTGCTGTGGCTGGCGGAGTACGAGGGCGCCGATCCCGAGGACGCCCACGAGACCCTCACCCGCGAGGAGTCGACGTGGCTGTGGGTCGACACGGCCGCGGCCGTCGCGGACCACGGCGAGACCCAGTTGCTGGTACGCCACCTGGACGCGGCGGTGCAGTCGACCGTCCCGGCGCTGCTGGAGGAGGTCCAGGCGATCGGGCACCCCCGCACCGTCCAGGTCCTGGTGGCCCTGGCGGCGGCCCACCCCGACCCGGCCCTGGCGAAGGCGGTCCGCAGGGCGGCGTTCCAGGTCCACACGGGCGGCGTGTAGCACCGGGACGGGCCCCGCCTCCCGCACTTCGGCCTCGGTGGCGCCTCTCCCCGCGCGGCGGGCTCCCGTCCGCCCTCGGTCCGGTCGCGCGACCGGACCGAGGCCGGGCAGGGGCGAGCGCCCGTGGCCCCTCGCGGTGTCAGCCGCCGATCGCCGGGGTGTACGTGCCGAAGCTCCAGATGTTGCCCTCGGGGTCCCGGGCCATGTAGTCCCGGGAGCCGTAGTCCTGGTCGGTCGGCGGCATCAGGATCTCCAGCCCGTGCTCCACCGCCCGCGCGTGATGCGCGTCCACGTCGTCGACCACCACGTACACACCCACCGGGCCCGCGTCCGCCATGGCCTTGGCGAAGACGCCCTCCCGGCCGTGCGACCCCACCATCACCGCACCGTTGCCGTAGGCCAGTTCCGCGTGTTCGACGTAGCCGCTCTCGCTCTCGTAGAGCGCCACCTCCCGGAAGCCGAAGCCGTCCTTCAGCAACCTGATCGCGGCCTTGGCGTCCTTGTAGAGAACCGTGGGGTACATGCTCGGTGCACCGGCCATGCCGATCACCTCATCCTCTCGTCGAATGCGCGGAGTGTGACGTGGATCTCAGTCTCGCACCGGCCACTGACAACGCGACTTCTCGCCGGGCGCAGGCGTTCGGCCGATCCGAGGTGATCTCCGGTCGATCCGCTTCCGTCCCTCGCCCGCAGCGCCACGGACAGGGCCGAACGAGGGGCGCGGCCGCCCCGTCCCGCCGTGTCGGCCGGGCCCGCCGCCCCGCCCCCGGCGCCCGCGGCTACGTTCTGTCCCTGACCATGGGCGGCGCCGCTAGGGGGACTCGTGACTGCCAGCACGCCAACGGCCGCGCCGGCTGGTGCCGGCCCCGGTTCCGCGAATCCCCGTACGCCGACCGCCCGGCCCCCGCGAGCCTCCCGTGTCCCACCCGGCCGCGCCCTGCGCATCGCACTCACCCTCGCCACCGCCGCACTCGCCCTGCCGCTGGTCACCGCCGCCCACCAGGCCCGGCCCGCCCCGTACGGCGACCGGCTCACCGCTCACAGCGCAGCCGCCCGCCCCGACCCCGCCCTGCGCATCACGGGCGAGGCGGTCGAGGCGTACGACGGGAGGACCGGGCGGCGGCACTGGACGCACACCCGCCTGGGGCGCCGCCCTCTCGCCGTGCGCCCGGCGTCCGGCCACGCCTTCGCCCTGTGGAGCGACGGGCTGGTCACCGACACCGCCCGCACCACCGGCCGTACGGTCCGCTGGCACCGCGCCGTCCCCGGCCTCGCCCACCGGCTCGCGGCCGGCGGGCCCGGCCGCGCCACCGGTGTCCTCCAGCCCCTCGGCCCCGGGACCGGAATGCTCGCGGTCGTCACCCCGCAGCGCATCGCGGCGTACCGCACCGTCGACGGAGACCTGCGCTGGGTGCTGCCCGCCGCGCCCGGCTGCGCCTTCGACGCCCGCCGCACCGCCCGCACCGGCGGTGCGCTGCTGGTCGCGCAGCCCTGCGGCGCCGCCGCCTCCTGGACCACCGAACTGGTCGCCGTGGACGATCTCGGCCGGATCGCGCCCGGTCGCACACCGCTTCGCAACACCCGGCCCGGTGACGGAACAATGCCCGGCCCGGCGGCGGAGGCCGCGCCAGAAAAGTAGTTGCGGGCGACCGTTAGACTGGGTCTATGGCATCTCTCCTTGTGCATTAGACGGCGTCGAAGAAATCTCTCCGTCCGTCCCTTCCGCCGTCCATACCGCCCTGGAGTTTTTCCTTGATCACCGCCTCCGGCATCGAGCTGCGCGCCGGCGCCCGCCTCCTCATCGAGTCCGCTTCCTTCCGTATCGCCAAGGGCGACCGCATCGGTCTCGTCGGCCGCAACGGAGCGGGCAAGACCACCCTCACCAAGTGCCTCGCCGGTGAAGGAACCCCCGCCGGCGGCATCATCACCCGCTCCGGCGAGGTCGGCTACCTCCCGCAGGACCCGCGCACCGGCGACCTCGACGTCCTCGCCCGCGACCGCATCCTCTCCGCCCGCGACCTCGACTCGGTCCTGCGCAAGATGCGCGAGAACGAGGAGCGCATGTCGAACGGACAGGGCGCCACCCGCGAGAAGGCGATGAAGAAGTACGAGCGCCTGGAGACGGAGTTCCTCACCAAGGGCGGTTACGCCGCCGAGGCTGAGGCCGCCACCATCGCCGCCGCGCTGGGCCTGCCCGACCGCGTGCTCGGCCAGCCCCTGCACACCCTCTCCGGTGGTCAGCGCCGCCGCGTCGAGCTGGCCCGCATCCTCTTCTCGGACGCCGACACCCTGCTCCTCGACGAGCCCACGAACCACCTCGACGCCGACTCGATCGTCTGGCTCCGGGACTACCTGAAGACCTACCGCGGCGGCTTCATCGTGATCTCCCACGACGTCGACCTCGTCGAGACGGTCGTTAACAAGGTCTTCTACCTGGACGCCAACCGCTCCGCGATCGACGTCTACAACATGGGCTGGAAGCTCTACCAGCAGCAGCGCGAGGCCGACGAGAAGCGCCGCAAGCGCGAGCGCCAGAACGCCGAGAAGAAGGCGTCCGCCCTCAACTCGCAGGCCGACAAGATGCGTGCGAAGGCCACCAAGACCGTCGCCGCGCAGAACATGGCCAAGCGCGCCGAGCGCCTGCTGTCCGGCCTCGAAGCGGTACGCGTCTCCGACAAGGTCGCCAAGCTGCGCTTCCCGGACCCGGCGCCCTGCGGCAAGACCCCGCTGATGGCGGAGGGCCTGTCCAAGTCGTACGGCTCGCTGGAGATCTTCACCGACGTCAACCTGGCCATCGACAAGGGCTCGCGCGTCGTCATCCTCGGCCTCAACGGCGCGGGCAAGACGACCCTGCTGCGCCTGCTCGGCGGCGCCGAGAAGCCCGACACCGGCGAGGTCATCCCGGGCCACGGCCTCAAGCTGGGCTACTACGCCCAGGAGCACGAGACCCTCGACCCGGAGCGCTCGGTCCTGGAGAACATGCGCTCGGCGGCGCCCGACCTCGACCTGGTCGCGGTCCGCAAGACGCTCGGCTCGTTCCTTTTCACCGGTGACGACGTCGACAAGCCGGCCGGGGTCCTCTCCGGCGGTGAGAAGACCCGTCTCGCGCTGGCCACCCTCGTCGTCTCGTCCGCGAACGTCCTGCTCCTCGACGAGCCGACGAACAACCTCGACCCGGCCAGCCGCGAGGAGATCCTCGGCGCCCTGCGCACGTACAAGGGCGCCGTCATCCTCGTCACCCACGACGAGGGCGCGGTCGACGCGCTGGAGCCGGAGCGGATCATCCTGCTGCCGGACGGCGTGGAGGACCTGTGGGGCCCGGACTACAAGGACCTCGTGGCCCTCGCCTGACCCCGTCCGGTCCCGTCCGGTCCCGTCCGGTCCCGGCTCTGGCGGGCCTGATCCACTTCCACTGGATCATTCGGCTTACGGGTGATCCTTCATCTGAGTGAGAGCCTCTCGTACCCCGGCGTGTCATGCACCGGATTGCGGCCCGCCCCTTCTGGGGCGGGCCCTTTGCGTCCAGCCGCCCCACCCACCGCGCTGACCAGCCCCTTTCCCGCGATCTTCGTCCGAACCTATGACGGAGAAGAGCCGGAATCCTGCACTCCGATTACGGCGGACGGTTCCTCACGGGCAAACGTTGTTGTACGGACCTTGCCGAATGGGTGGCCAGGAAGCCGGGAAGGGGTGATCATGAGAGTCCAGAGCGCACTTCCTTGAGGAGGCACGGGTGGCCGAGACTCTGAAGAAGGGCAGCCGGGTAACCGGCGCCGCGCGCGACAAGCTCGCGGCAGACCTGAAGAAGAAGTACGACTCCGGTGCGAGCATCCGGGCGCTGGCCGAAGAGACCGGCCGCTCCTACGGATTCGTACACCGGATGCTCAGCGAGTCCGGCGTCACGCTGCGGGGACGCGGCGGGGCGACACGAGGCAAGAAGGCCACTACGGCCTGACCGCCTCGGGCGGGCCCGGCCCATCGGTTTTTGGGCGGTGGTCACCCGGTCGATCGCAGGATCGCCCGGGTGGTTACTGTGCAGTCACTTACTGACCGCACGACTGCCACCCGAACCGGAGGCGCCACATGGCTTCGCTCGACTCTGTGCTCGACAAGGACGGCGTACGACTCACCGTCGAGGACGCCGTTGCCACGGTGACCCTGACCAATGCGGCCAAGCGCAACGCCCAGTCTCCCGCTCTGTGGCGGGCGTTGACAGAAGCCGGACGGTCTCTTCCTGGCAACGTGCGGGTCGTGGTGCTGTGCGGCGAGGGCAAGTCCTTCTCCGCCGGCCTGGACCGGCAGGCGTTCAGCCCCGAGGGCTTCGACGGTGAGCCTTCCTTCCTCGACCTCGCACGTGGCTCCGACGAAGAGCTCGACGCGGTCATCGCCGAGTACCAGGAAGCGTTCACCTGGTGGCGGCGCAGCGACCTCGTCACCATCGCCGCCGTACAGGGCCACGCCATCGGCGCCGGTTTCCAGCTCGCCCTCGCCTGCGATCTCCGGGTCGTTTCCGAGGATGTGCAGTTCGCCATGCGCGAGACCAGCCTCGGCCTTGTCCCCGACCTCACCGGTACGCACCCGCTGACCGGTCTGGTCGGTTACGCGCGTGCGCTGGAGATCTGCGCCACCGGGCGCTTCGTCCACGCGGCGGAGGCCGAACGTATCGGCCTCGCCAACCTTGTCGTGCCCACCGGAGAACTCGACGGTGCCGTGCGGGACTTGGCCGGCGCGCTGCTGGCCGCGCCGCGCGATGCCGTGATCGAGACCAAGGCGCTGCTCCAGGGCGCGGCCTCCCGTACGTACGAGGACCAGCGCGTCGCGGAGCGCGCCGCCCAGGCCCGCAGGCTCCGTGACCTGGCGGGCCTCGGCGACTGACGCGCCGACCGCTTCGCCGGCCGGCTCACTCGACGTCGGTCACCAGGACGGCCACTGTGGGACGGCCCTCCTGGGATGCCGCGACGGCCCTGCGCACGGCGACGGCGACTGCCAGTGCGCGGTGCCCCGGCGCCGTCGCCAGCTCGATCTGCACGTGGTCGTCCCTCAGTCGGACCGGGGCGCCGAGGACGTGGGTCAGGCGTGCCACACCGGGGACGGCCGTCGCGGCAGCCGCTGCGGCGGCCCTGCGGGCGGTGTCGCCCGTGTCCGGGCCGCCTGCCCCGCCCTCCGGCGCCGTCTCCGGTTCGCCGGGTTCCCCGCCCGGCTGTTGGTCCGGCTGTTCGTCTGGCCGTGCGGAGCCCTCCCCGACCGCCTCTTCGTCCCGGCCGCCGTGTCCCTCGTCCGGGGGAGTGGCCGGGACGGGTTCTTGGCCCGCTTCCACCAGGTCCGTCACCCGCAGGTCCACCGCCGTGACCGCGAGCCCCAGCCGGGCAGAGGCCGCCTCCCGCAGGGCGATGCGCAGCCGCTCGGCCCGGTGCGGCAGCGGCTCGCCGCCCGTGTCGGCCGTCAGGTCCGCCTGGATCCGCAGCGGCCCGGGCGGCAGTGCGCCGGGCGGCGGCGGAACGGCGGGCTCGACAGCCGCGTCAGGGTCGGTGAGCCCGATGCGCAGCGACCCCAGCTTCACACCGGGAACGGCCGCCGCCGCTCGCCGCAGAACCGAGTCGGCCGCCTTCTCCGCGAGCCATGCGCCGTCCGCCGCCTCGCCCAGGGGCAGCAGTCTGCCCAGGCCGAGTAGTTGCCGTACTGCCCGGGTCATTCCGTCAGGTGCCATTGCTCCAGCCTGCCGCATCCCCGGCGCGAGATCGGGCAACCGGCCCTAATCTGGGCAGTGGAGTCCAGTACCGCCCGGAAAGGGACGAACGGATATGACTGACACCACGCGGAACCGGCCGGACAATCCCGACCAGGGGTCGACCGGCGAGGAGGCGAAGAAGACCTCCATGACGAAGCGGGGTGGCGGAGATCCGGCCTCCCGCGGTCGTACGACGATCGCCGACGGTGTGGTCGAGAAGATCGCCGGCCTCGCGGCCCGCGACGTCCTCGGCGTACACGCCATGGGCAGCGGGCTCTCCCGCACCTTCGGGGCCGTGCGCGACCGGGTGCCCGGCGGGGCGAAGTCGGTGAGC is part of the Streptomyces agglomeratus genome and encodes:
- a CDS encoding class II aldolase/adducin family protein; its protein translation is MTDTADTTGQRRTAIERAWEELVATALRTVREGLVVGTSGNVSVRVGELVLVTPSGVPYDRLRPEDAVAVDLGGKQVLGSLTPTSELPMHLAVYRATGAGAVVHTHAVHATAVSTLVPELPLVHYMAAALGGPVRTAPYAVYGSPELAENMLVALRDRSGCLLRNHGTVTYGDTLDQAYDRTAQLEWMCRLWLTAASVPGREPSLLSEGQVREVQEKLRGYGQRG
- a CDS encoding alpha/beta hydrolase family protein, whose protein sequence is MRPATATAAAVTTLIGAGAAAVAIGRYAGDAALSAGAGRPLPSDPRLTVHSTAAGRITLRRCLASLRPGTYGIEGPGIHAVVGPVVENVPHTPDTVVRRLERVTRGTLAPGARVRLTPQLHVGDPRTALGAQHADVDVPGELGPLPAWFLPGARGTWVITVHGLGTTREHPMNLMPFLRAHHFPVLGLAYRGDAGAPRPPGGLGHLGDSEWRDVDAAIRYAVRRGAERVILHGWSTGGAMAVRAATRSPLRDRVSGLVLDSPVLDWEATVRALAASRRTPGVLLPLAVRAVQGRTGVHGDRLREATGPGGLRVPTLVFHGPDDTVAPWHTSRELVRLLPDLAVLHTTPRAPHAAMWNADPATYEEVLRRFLTPLM
- a CDS encoding VOC family protein, translating into MAGAPSMYPTVLYKDAKAAIRLLKDGFGFREVALYESESGYVEHAELAYGNGAVMVGSHGREGVFAKAMADAGPVGVYVVVDDVDAHHARAVEHGLEILMPPTDQDYGSRDYMARDPEGNIWSFGTYTPAIGG
- a CDS encoding ABC-F family ATP-binding cassette domain-containing protein; its protein translation is MITASGIELRAGARLLIESASFRIAKGDRIGLVGRNGAGKTTLTKCLAGEGTPAGGIITRSGEVGYLPQDPRTGDLDVLARDRILSARDLDSVLRKMRENEERMSNGQGATREKAMKKYERLETEFLTKGGYAAEAEAATIAAALGLPDRVLGQPLHTLSGGQRRRVELARILFSDADTLLLDEPTNHLDADSIVWLRDYLKTYRGGFIVISHDVDLVETVVNKVFYLDANRSAIDVYNMGWKLYQQQREADEKRRKRERQNAEKKASALNSQADKMRAKATKTVAAQNMAKRAERLLSGLEAVRVSDKVAKLRFPDPAPCGKTPLMAEGLSKSYGSLEIFTDVNLAIDKGSRVVILGLNGAGKTTLLRLLGGAEKPDTGEVIPGHGLKLGYYAQEHETLDPERSVLENMRSAAPDLDLVAVRKTLGSFLFTGDDVDKPAGVLSGGEKTRLALATLVVSSANVLLLDEPTNNLDPASREEILGALRTYKGAVILVTHDEGAVDALEPERIILLPDGVEDLWGPDYKDLVALA
- a CDS encoding helix-turn-helix domain-containing protein, whose translation is MAETLKKGSRVTGAARDKLAADLKKKYDSGASIRALAEETGRSYGFVHRMLSESGVTLRGRGGATRGKKATTA
- a CDS encoding enoyl-CoA hydratase/isomerase family protein translates to MASLDSVLDKDGVRLTVEDAVATVTLTNAAKRNAQSPALWRALTEAGRSLPGNVRVVVLCGEGKSFSAGLDRQAFSPEGFDGEPSFLDLARGSDEELDAVIAEYQEAFTWWRRSDLVTIAAVQGHAIGAGFQLALACDLRVVSEDVQFAMRETSLGLVPDLTGTHPLTGLVGYARALEICATGRFVHAAEAERIGLANLVVPTGELDGAVRDLAGALLAAPRDAVIETKALLQGAASRTYEDQRVAERAAQARRLRDLAGLGD
- a CDS encoding Asp23/Gls24 family envelope stress response protein encodes the protein MTDTTRNRPDNPDQGSTGEEAKKTSMTKRGGGDPASRGRTTIADGVVEKIAGLAARDVLGVHAMGSGLSRTFGAVRDRVPGGAKSVSRGVKAEVGEVQTALDLEIVVDYGVSIADVARSVRENVVSAVERMTGLEVVEVNIAVSDVKLPDEEEDEPEPRLQ